The Tepidibacter aestuarii genome contains a region encoding:
- a CDS encoding CdaR family protein — protein MIDIFKRNLKIKIISIFFAFFMWIYVMAEVDPIILKDYDEVPVKINNIDILQENDMVLYPEPNLKSKIILRGRRSSIKDIQKSDLEIDTNLKSPKIGKNKLDLDIDVPSNISYTIIPSSIDLNVEENIYTKKQIVIKTTNGSNEDLKVDKISYSPKSTFIEGPKSLVEKVDKLICKVNLKNKSKDFNSKAQIIPVDKNGKTVEGINIRDQYTYVDIGFTKTKEVPLVLNLKGKIGEEYKLLGYDLNLKTINITGKIEQIDAIKDIYTQEIDISNLRESRNINLNINIPQNIDSDIKSVNVSFEVAKLVSKNLTIPSKRIEYKDNIHNLDISKNNLPDDINVKVTYIEEIGRDVSEKDVQIFVNMKELNSDPAKFRIKYNIPIEVESVQIDPEYVVIGE, from the coding sequence ATGATAGATATTTTTAAAAGAAACTTAAAAATAAAGATAATATCTATATTTTTCGCCTTTTTCATGTGGATATATGTAATGGCAGAGGTAGATCCTATAATATTAAAAGATTATGATGAAGTACCTGTAAAAATCAATAATATAGATATACTACAAGAAAATGATATGGTATTATATCCAGAACCTAATTTAAAGTCAAAAATAATACTAAGAGGTAGAAGGTCTTCAATAAAGGATATTCAGAAAAGTGATTTAGAGATAGATACAAATTTAAAATCTCCGAAAATAGGCAAAAATAAATTAGACCTAGATATAGATGTACCTAGTAATATAAGTTATACAATTATTCCAAGTAGTATAGATTTAAATGTTGAAGAAAATATATATACTAAAAAACAAATAGTAATTAAAACTACAAATGGATCAAATGAAGATTTGAAAGTAGATAAGATATCATATTCTCCTAAAAGTACATTTATTGAGGGTCCTAAAAGCCTTGTCGAAAAGGTGGATAAACTAATATGTAAAGTTAATCTAAAAAATAAGAGTAAAGATTTTAATTCAAAAGCTCAAATTATACCTGTAGATAAGAATGGTAAAACAGTAGAAGGTATAAATATAAGGGATCAGTACACGTATGTTGATATAGGGTTTACTAAAACTAAAGAAGTACCTCTAGTTTTGAATTTAAAAGGAAAAATTGGGGAAGAATATAAGTTATTAGGCTATGATTTAAATTTAAAAACTATAAATATAACTGGTAAAATAGAGCAAATAGATGCAATAAAGGACATATATACACAAGAAATAGACATATCTAATTTGAGAGAAAGCAGAAATATAAATTTAAATATAAATATTCCGCAAAATATAGATAGTGATATTAAAAGTGTAAATGTGAGTTTTGAAGTTGCTAAATTAGTAAGCAAAAATTTAACAATACCATCAAAAAGAATCGAATACAAAGACAACATACACAATTTAGATATTTCAAAAAATAACTTACCTGATGATATAAATGTGAAAGTTACATATATAGAAGAAATCGGGCGAGATGTGAGTGAAAAAGATGTACAAATATTTGTCAATATGAAAGAATTGAATTCTGATCCTGCAAAATTTAGAATAAAATACAATATACCGATTGAGGTCGAAAGTGTACAAATTGACCCTGAATACGTTGTAATAGGTGAATAG
- the buk gene encoding butyrate kinase translates to MSKNFKILAINPGSTSTKIAVYAGEELVFEKTLRHSAEEIGQYEKISDQLDFRRNVIEEAVSENGVKIEDLDAIVGRGGLLKPIAGGTYAVSEGMIEDLKVGVLGEHASNLGGIIAKEIAEKIDVPSFIVDPVVVDELQDVARISGMPELERKSIFHALNQKATARRAADELGKKYEEINVIVAHLGGGVSVGAHENGRVIDVANALDGEGPFSPERTGGLPVGDLAKMCFSGKYTLDDIKKKIKGNGGIVAYLGTNDAREVEAMIEEGNEKAKLIYQAMAYQVAKEIGACSAVLKGRVDAIVLTGGIAYSKMMVEWIKERVSFIGDIKVYAGEDEMTALAQGGLRVLRGEEEAKTY, encoded by the coding sequence ATGAGTAAAAATTTCAAAATTCTTGCTATAAACCCGGGTTCAACTTCTACTAAGATCGCTGTATATGCAGGTGAAGAATTAGTATTTGAAAAAACATTAAGACATTCTGCTGAAGAAATAGGTCAATATGAGAAAATATCAGACCAACTTGATTTTAGAAGAAATGTAATAGAAGAAGCTGTAAGTGAAAATGGAGTTAAAATAGAAGATTTAGATGCAATAGTTGGAAGAGGAGGACTTTTAAAGCCTATAGCTGGAGGAACTTATGCAGTTTCTGAAGGAATGATAGAAGACTTAAAAGTTGGAGTTTTAGGAGAGCATGCGTCAAACTTAGGTGGAATAATAGCAAAAGAAATAGCTGAAAAAATAGATGTTCCATCATTCATAGTAGATCCTGTTGTTGTTGATGAACTTCAAGACGTTGCTAGAATATCTGGTATGCCAGAACTTGAGAGAAAAAGTATATTCCATGCTCTAAATCAAAAAGCTACAGCTAGAAGAGCAGCTGATGAATTAGGTAAAAAATATGAAGAAATAAACGTAATAGTAGCTCACCTTGGTGGTGGAGTATCTGTTGGAGCTCACGAAAATGGTAGAGTTATAGATGTTGCAAATGCACTTGATGGAGAAGGTCCATTCTCTCCAGAAAGAACAGGCGGACTTCCAGTTGGAGATTTAGCTAAAATGTGTTTCTCTGGAAAATACACATTAGATGATATAAAGAAAAAGATAAAAGGAAATGGTGGAATAGTAGCATACTTAGGAACTAACGATGCTAGAGAAGTTGAAGCCATGATAGAAGAAGGAAATGAAAAAGCTAAGCTTATATACCAAGCAATGGCTTACCAAGTAGCAAAAGAAATTGGAGCATGTTCTGCTGTTCTTAAGGGTAGGGTTGATGCTATAGTATTAACTGGTGGTATAGCTTACTCAAAGATGATGGTAGAATGGATAAAAGAAAGAGTTTCTTTCATTGGAGATATCAAAGTATATGCTGGTGAAGATGAAATGACAGCTTTAGCTCAAGGTGGACTTAGAGTTCTTAGAGGTGAAGAGGAAGCTAAAACTTACTAA
- the buk gene encoding butyrate kinase, translated as MSKNYVLVINPGSTSTKVALFKENENVIQKNLTHSTEEIEKYDKIADQFEMRKDIIINWLKEEGYTCKDLIAVVGRGGLLRPMPGGTYKVTPKMVDDLKLGVQGEHASNLGGIIAKSIADEQNILSFIVDPVAVDEFEEIARISGIPEIKRRSLGHALNIKAVGRRVATKLGENFEGINMIVAHLGGGISVAPLKKGKSVDYNNANEMGPFSPERTGGLPIGDLAKLCFSGKYTYKEIKAKLKGKGGLVGYLNTNDAREVTKRINEGDEKAKLIFEAMGYQIAKEIGSMATVLNGDIKAIVITGGLAYSEYLIDYIKNMVDFIAPVIVEPGEDEMMALNEGALRVINDEENAKIYEEEVTF; from the coding sequence GTGTCAAAGAATTATGTTCTTGTTATTAATCCAGGTTCAACTTCGACAAAAGTGGCTTTATTCAAAGAAAATGAAAACGTTATCCAAAAAAATCTAACTCATTCAACAGAAGAAATAGAAAAATATGATAAAATAGCAGACCAATTTGAAATGAGAAAAGACATTATAATAAATTGGTTAAAAGAAGAAGGCTATACATGTAAAGACCTTATAGCAGTAGTTGGTAGAGGTGGTTTGTTAAGACCTATGCCAGGTGGTACATATAAGGTTACGCCTAAGATGGTAGATGATTTAAAATTAGGGGTTCAAGGAGAACATGCATCAAATTTAGGTGGAATAATAGCAAAATCAATAGCTGATGAGCAAAACATACTAAGCTTTATAGTTGATCCAGTTGCAGTAGATGAATTTGAGGAAATTGCTAGAATATCTGGAATTCCTGAAATTAAAAGAAGATCTTTAGGACACGCTTTAAATATAAAAGCGGTTGGAAGAAGAGTTGCTACAAAACTAGGTGAAAACTTTGAAGGTATAAACATGATAGTAGCTCACCTTGGAGGGGGAATAAGTGTTGCTCCTTTAAAAAAAGGAAAGTCAGTAGATTATAATAATGCAAATGAGATGGGACCATTCTCGCCAGAAAGAACGGGCGGACTTCCAATAGGAGATTTAGCTAAATTGTGTTTTTCAGGAAAATATACTTACAAAGAGATTAAAGCTAAGCTTAAAGGCAAGGGTGGACTTGTAGGATACCTTAACACAAATGATGCTAGAGAGGTTACAAAGAGGATAAATGAAGGTGATGAAAAAGCAAAACTTATATTCGAAGCTATGGGATATCAAATAGCAAAAGAAATAGGATCTATGGCAACAGTATTAAACGGAGATATAAAAGCAATAGTAATTACTGGAGGACTTGCGTACTCTGAGTATTTAATAGATTATATAAAAAATATGGTAGATTTTATTGCACCTGTAATAGTTGAGCCTGGTGAAGATGAAATGATGGCTTTAAATGAGGGAGCATTAAGAGTTATAAATGATGAAGAAAACGCTAAAATATACGAAGAAGAGGTGACATTCTAA
- the cdaA gene encoding diadenylate cyclase CdaA produces the protein MWDIKDIIMNITILDIIDISIVAYVFYKLYMLIKETSAEQLIKGIFVLVVATKLSELLQLHVVHWVLANTISIGVIAILIVFQPELRRALEYIGRTKFISKPIGEFDEENIDEIIEELVEAIYSLSRQKIGALIIIERETGINDIIQTGTIIDAKITRQLLINLFIPNTPLHDGALVIKNNRARAAGCFLPLTDSKYVNKELGTRHRAGIGISERSDCISIIVSEETGTISIAENGKLYKSISKEYIKNILNQNFKKQGENKRIFKRGVFFK, from the coding sequence TTGTGGGATATAAAAGATATCATAATGAACATAACTATCTTAGATATAATAGATATAAGTATAGTAGCTTATGTGTTTTATAAACTGTACATGTTAATAAAAGAAACTAGTGCAGAACAATTAATAAAAGGAATATTTGTACTTGTAGTAGCTACTAAATTAAGTGAACTTTTACAGTTGCATGTTGTGCACTGGGTACTAGCGAACACTATATCGATAGGAGTAATAGCTATACTTATAGTATTTCAGCCTGAACTCAGAAGGGCACTTGAATACATTGGGCGAACGAAATTTATATCAAAGCCCATAGGTGAATTTGATGAAGAAAATATAGATGAAATAATAGAAGAGTTAGTGGAGGCTATATATTCTTTGTCGAGACAAAAAATAGGAGCTTTAATAATAATAGAAAGAGAAACTGGTATAAATGATATAATTCAAACGGGAACAATTATAGATGCTAAAATAACAAGGCAACTTTTAATAAATTTGTTTATTCCGAATACTCCGCTTCATGATGGAGCTTTGGTAATAAAAAATAATAGAGCAAGAGCAGCGGGTTGTTTTTTACCTCTTACAGATAGTAAGTATGTAAACAAAGAATTGGGAACTAGACATAGAGCGGGTATAGGTATAAGTGAAAGGTCAGACTGCATATCTATAATAGTATCAGAAGAAACTGGAACAATATCAATAGCAGAAAATGGTAAATTATACAAGTCTATATCAAAAGAATATATAAAAAACATACTGAATCAAAACTTTAAAAAACAGGGAGAAAATAAAAGAATTTTTAAAAGAGGTGTATTTTTTAAATGA
- the ptb gene encoding phosphate butyryltransferase yields the protein MRDFQEVIKFAKERGPKTISVACSQDKEVLMAVEMARKEGIANAILVGDMEKTKEIAQEINIDLNNYELIEEADLTLASRKAVELVSSGKAHMVMKGLVDTSIILKAVLDKEIGLRAGSVLSHVAVFDLKAYDRLFFVTDAAMNLAPDLNTKKQIIENACQIAHALDIDEPKVAVLCAKEKVNPKMPDTVDAKELEEMNKRGEITGCIVGGPFALDNAVSIEAAKHKGIDHPVAGKADILLAPDIEAGNILYKSMVFFGESKNAGVIVGAKAPIILTSRADNEETKLNSIALAVLTAAKIG from the coding sequence ATGAGAGATTTTCAAGAAGTAATCAAATTTGCTAAAGAAAGAGGACCTAAAACTATATCTGTAGCTTGCTCTCAAGATAAAGAAGTTTTAATGGCTGTTGAGATGGCTAGAAAAGAAGGAATAGCTAATGCTATACTTGTTGGAGATATGGAAAAAACTAAAGAAATAGCACAAGAAATTAATATAGATCTAAATAATTATGAGCTAATAGAAGAAGCAGACTTAACATTAGCTTCTAGAAAAGCTGTAGAATTAGTTTCAAGTGGAAAAGCTCATATGGTTATGAAGGGACTAGTTGATACTTCAATAATATTAAAAGCTGTTTTAGATAAAGAAATAGGCCTTAGAGCAGGAAGCGTTTTAAGTCATGTTGCAGTATTTGATTTAAAAGCTTATGATAGATTATTCTTCGTAACAGATGCAGCTATGAACTTAGCTCCAGACTTAAATACTAAGAAGCAAATAATAGAAAATGCTTGTCAAATAGCTCATGCATTAGATATAGATGAACCTAAGGTAGCTGTTCTTTGTGCAAAAGAAAAAGTTAACCCTAAGATGCCAGACACTGTAGATGCAAAAGAATTAGAAGAGATGAACAAAAGAGGAGAAATCACTGGATGTATAGTTGGAGGACCTTTTGCTCTTGATAATGCAGTATCTATAGAAGCTGCTAAGCATAAAGGAATAGATCATCCGGTAGCTGGAAAAGCTGATATCCTATTAGCTCCAGACATCGAAGCTGGTAATATACTTTATAAATCTATGGTATTCTTTGGAGAATCTAAGAATGCAGGAGTTATAGTTGGTGCTAAGGCTCCGATAATATTAACTTCAAGAGCGGACAATGAAGAAACTAAATTAAACTCAATAGCACTTGCTGTTTTAACAGCTGCTAAGATTGGGTAA
- a CDS encoding ATP-binding protein, whose protein sequence is MIKDDKRIRIIIGHYGSGKTEFSMNYVMKLRQEVEGNIAISDLDIVNVYFRTREKRDMLLENNIRPIDSSVRAAAVDVPAVSAEVMSPIQDETYNYVMDVGGDFIGAKVVGRFAHILEGKEYDMFCVVNANREESCTVEKVIDHIRKIEEASKCRVTGLINNTHLVRETTVDDVLRGQELVKAVSKETNIPIKYVACMEKIVKDLPKDIEGEIFPIKMYMRESWM, encoded by the coding sequence ATGATAAAAGATGACAAGAGAATAAGAATCATAATAGGACATTATGGTAGTGGTAAAACTGAATTCTCTATGAATTATGTAATGAAGCTAAGACAAGAAGTAGAAGGTAATATAGCGATTTCAGACCTTGACATAGTAAACGTATACTTTAGAACAAGAGAAAAAAGAGATATGCTGCTTGAAAATAACATAAGACCTATAGACTCTTCTGTAAGAGCAGCTGCTGTAGATGTTCCTGCAGTATCAGCAGAAGTTATGTCACCTATTCAAGATGAAACTTATAACTATGTAATGGATGTAGGTGGAGACTTTATAGGAGCGAAGGTTGTAGGTAGATTTGCTCATATTCTTGAAGGTAAAGAATACGATATGTTCTGTGTTGTAAATGCTAATAGAGAAGAATCATGTACAGTTGAGAAAGTTATAGATCATATAAGAAAAATAGAAGAAGCTTCTAAGTGCAGAGTTACTGGACTTATAAATAACACTCACTTAGTTAGAGAAACTACTGTAGATGATGTATTAAGAGGTCAAGAGCTTGTTAAAGCAGTTTCTAAAGAAACTAACATACCTATAAAGTATGTAGCTTGTATGGAGAAAATAGTAAAAGATTTACCAAAAGACATTGAAGGCGAGATATTCCCTATAAAAATGTACATGAGGGAATCTTGGATGTAG